The sequence AACGAGTCCCCTCGGGAAACATGATCAGGGAAAAAGCGCCCTTCCCTTTGGCCGCAATCCGATTGAGCTTTTCGATGGATTTGGCTGGATCCTTCCGATCGATCGGAACCATCCCCAGCGTCTTCATCACGGCACCAAGAATGGGCTCCCGAAACAACTCCATCTTCGCAGCAAACCGAATATGACCGGGTAGGTGTCCCAATAATGCCACGATATCAAAATGACTTGCATGGTTAGGCGTGACGACCGACGCCTCCGCAGGGAGGTTCTCGGCACCCCGCAAATCAATCTTCACACCTGTTGTCGTGCCAATATTTCGAGCCACGGCTTTTGCGGTTTCCCAGCCGAATTCAGGGTTCGCAAAATGAAGGGCACTGACCAGAGCGCCTCCACCTAAAACCGAGGCACGGAAAACAGCCCGGTTTAGGAAGAGCTTCCCCGCGCCAGCCGGATCGGCTCCGAATCGGAGGAGATCTTCCCGGTTTGCATCGTCGGATATATCGGCTCCGGTCATACTTTCTGATTAGCCCAGAAGTCGCGAAACTGAAACCATTGGAGGGGGTATTGACGAACCTTCGCTTCGAAGAAACCGACCACTTCCTCGATCGTTTCCTGAAGAACCTCGTCGGACGACCCGCGCGGGATGCGGTAGACTTTCGACGGCAGAAATTTATATCTTCGGCGCGATTCACTGACCGCGAAAACGGGCCAGATGGGGACGCCAGCCGCACGTGCCAAATGGAAAGGCCCCACCTGAAAGGGCGCGGCCTTGTCAAAAAATGGCAGGTTTTGCGTTACTTGCCCGGGGGCTGATCGATCGAGCTGAATCGCAACCACTTCCCCTCGGCGAAGCGCTCGCAGCATCTCGACAGACGCAAAGGGGGAGTTGTCCGAATGAATAATTTTCAGCCCCATCTGACCGCGCATCTTGTCCTGGAAAGCCTGCACCGTCGGGTTTCCCTCATGAGCCATGACCAGATTGACGGGCCGATCAAATCGCTGCATGACTCGTGCGCCAATTTCCCAACAACCGAAATGCGAGGTCAAGGCGATCAGGCCGGAGTCTTCCGGGACGATCGCATCCAGATCCAGATCCGGCGGAAGTTCGATGCCCAAATTCGACTCCAGGTTGAGTCCCAGTTCTTCTTCGTGCTGCACCTCGCAAGTTTCGCGGAAGACGCGGGCAAACTCCATGAACATACGCAGTGCGGCGAGATGGTTACGCAAAAAGCCCTGATCCCCGAGAACTTGTTTCAGATTGGCGACGGCACCGCGACGATTCTCGCCGACAAGCCCGAAAATCGCCATTCCTGTCAGTGGCGGAGCCAGGCGCTTCCACCACTCTGGTCCATGGACAGAGGCTCGGTAGGCAAGGTCTCGCCAGAAGAGTCCGTCGTGCTGCAGGCTGATTTCCCTGATCTTTTCCGATTCATCCGTCATGGGAGAGTTGAACCTTCACAAAAAGATCGAGATCCTCAAACCAATGTCTCGTATTCGCTGCGATCAAAGCCTTTCGGCTTTCAGTGTATGAGAGGTCGCTGAAACAACGCGCACCTGAACCAACTCGCCGACGGTAAGTCCGCTCCCGTCAAAGACTGCTGTCTTGAAATCCCGCGTCTTTCCGACGACCCATCCATCGGGACGCTTGGCCGGCCCCTCGACAAGGACTTCCACAATCTCACCGATGCGCGTCCGGTAGATCTCTCCCGAAATCACTTCCTGCTGCTCGATCAATTGGCGCAGGCGCCTGCCCTTTTCTTCCTCGGTCATCGTATCGCCAAGGGCATACGCCTTGGTACGTTCGCGACGCGAGTATTTGAAGAGATAGGCAAAGTCGTATCGAGCCTGCTTGAGAAAATCAGCGGTCTTCTGAAAATCTTCTTCCGTCTCGCCCGGGAATCCCGTGATAATATCCGTCGACACCGCGACGCCCGGAATCTCCTTTCGGAGACGGTCGAGAAGAATCTGATATTCCTCGATCTCGTAATCGCGACGCATTGCCTTGAGGATCGGGTTCGAGGCCGATTGCAGCGGAAGGTGAATATACGGCATCACCTTGGGCTCATGCGCCATCGCCTCCATCATGGAGGGATCGACATCCGAGGGATGCGGCGAAGTGAAACGAATTCTTTCCAAACCATCGACAGCGGCCGTCCGCCGCAAAAGCTCGCCGAAGTCGACCCCGCCTTCCTGATAGGCGTTGACCGTCTGGCCAAGAAACACCACTTCCCGCTTTCCTGCCTGCACAGCGGATCGAACTTGCTCGAGGACCGCGTCTGCCGGAAGGCTTCGCTCCCGGCCGCGCGTATAGGGCACCACGCAAAATGTGCAGAATTTATCGCAACCGCGCATCACGCTGAGCCAGGCGCGTGGCCCGGGGGCATGGTCCGGCGCAAGGTCGGCATAGGTTTCGCCGCGATCCAGCCGAACTTCGACGAGGGGATCGCCGGCGTCCGCGAGAAGCTCGGGCAGGTTCCGATATCCATCCGGGCCCACTACGAGGTCCAGGTACGGCGCTCTCTCCAGCAGGCGTTCGCGCTGATGCGATGCCATACACCCCAGAAGACCGAGGCGAATACTTGGCCGAGCATATTTGTAGCGCAACAGCTCGCTCAAACGCCCCAGAACGCGATCTTCCGCATGTTCCCGAATCGCGCAGGTGTTCAGCAGCAGAACATCGGCCAGTGCGGGGTCTTCGGTCTTTTCGTAACCGTGCCGCCGCAGAACGCCTCCGACCAGCTCCGAATCAGCAAAGTTCATCTGACAACCATAGGTTTCCAAAAAAACCTTACGCTTGGGCTCGGCGTTCACGACCTGTTCTTCCTCGATCACTCCACCCTGATAGCGGTAATCGAACCGAATCTCACGGCTTCAACCTCGCAGCGAGGCTTCGAGAATTCGGGACAATTCCCCACGCTTTTTCAACCAGCGAATGACCTTATGGTCGCCTTCGGCGTACGCGTGGAGAAAGACATCTTCGCAAGAGGCGATTCTCATGGCATGGGCCACGTCGAGGCCTTCCGTATGGCAATAATGCACGTGGAAGGTGCTGCCAGGCCGGCGCGACGACAGCGTCGGCACGAGATCCTCAAAGACCCGATTCTCTGCCGGTGAGCTATGAATATTGCGAATATCCTTCTTCCACCTGCGGTCACCCAGGCGAAATCTCTGCCATTTGGCGACTGTGGTTTGCGGGGAAAAGGCGTGCACCTCGTCGAAGCCGAGTCGCGCACCGAAGTGAAGGGCTGCAAATCCTCCGGCCGAGGCACCGACGGCCACAACGCGACGGGGCTGCAGGCGCTCCAGGTGCCCGGCGAGGACTTTTTCCACCGAGAGCAAATCGTCGCCCGCTTCGGGCAAGCCGCGGAAGTACCAGGCGCGATGGGGATCTCGCAGAAACATTCCCTTTGCGGAGAGCGAACTCGCAAACTTTGCGAATTCATAAACCGGCACAGCCACGGAGCCAAACAACCCTCCGAAGGCGATCAGCAGGGCATCTGCTTCCGAATCTTCCTGAAGCAGGATCGCGGTTCCGTCATCGGCAAAAGGATCCAGATCCTCCGCCGGTTGCTCCTCGTCTTTTGAGGTATCGCTCATGATGGTCTCGTCTCTTAGCATAACCTGAAGCCCCGAGTTGGCCTGATTCTGTCGCGACGGCTAAAGATTTGATTGTGGGACATCACGATCATAGCAAAAAAGACACCGATTCGGTGGCAGAGCACCGCCAGAAGGGTGCGCAAGCCCGTTGCCTGGTCATCACTGTCAGCGACTCGAGGACTCCGGAAACAGATCGGAGCGGGGATCGGATGTCCGCCCTGCTGGAGCAAGGCGGACATCATACAGCCCAACGCCTTCTCATCCCTGATGAGCCCGATCAAATCCGCCAAGCCATCACCAAGGCCCTCGAGGACCCCTCGATTGATGCGGTCCTGACCAACGGCGGCACCGGTATTGCCCCTCGAGATCTCACGACGGATGTCGTTGCGTCGCTTCTCGACCAACCCCTCGACGGCTTCGGTGAACTCTTTCGCTCTCTCTCCTTTGCGGAAATAGGATCGGCAGCAATGCTCTCCCGGGCCGTCGGCGGGATCGCCGGAAAGACCATGATCTTTTCTCTTCCCGGCTCGACCAAAGCCGTCGAACTCGGCATGACAAAGCTCGTCGTTCCCGAGCTCGGCCACCTTCTCGGGCTGCTGCGCTCATGAAAGTTCGCGTCCGTATGTTTGCTTCTCTGCGCGAGAGAACCGGTACCTCCAGCACCGATGCCGAACTCCCACAAGAAGCCACCGTTGCCGATCTGCTCCTCGAATTACAAAAACGCTTCCCCGCACTCGAAGGCTGTGGCCGGGTCGCTTACGCGGTCAACTCCGAATATGCCAAGCTCGAACATCCATTGGCCGACGGCGACGAGGTCGCCTTGATTCCCCCCGTCTCCGGGGGCATGGACGCAGGAAACCGGAACCCATGATCGCATTGACGGCAGAACCAATCGTTCTCGACGACCTTCTTGCAGCCGTCGCCGACCCGCAGGCCGGAGCGGTCTGCGTCTTTCTCGGCACGACCCGCAACCATAATGAGGGTCGTCAGGTGGAGGAGCTTGAGTACGAGGCGTACGCCGGTATGGCTGAAAAGGAGCTCGCCGGAATTGCCGAAGAAGCGCGCAAGCGTTGGGCGGTGGCCAAGGTCGCGGTGATCCACCGCACGGGCGTGGTCCCGATCGGATGCGCGAGCGTCGTGATTGCTGTGTCGGCAGCCCACCGGGGTCCAGCTTTCGAAGCGGCACGCTTCACCATCGATCGCCTGAAAGAGGTCGTACCCATCTGGAAAAAGGAACACTTCGAAGGGGGTGCCGTCTGGATCGGGGATCAAGCCGGTGAGCAAGGGACCTGGGAGACCCCGGACGGGAAGCAGGACCCGGGCCCGCAGACCTGAAGGCTCTCCCGAACCTCCGCCTGATGCGCCCCAGCGATTTTCAAACCCTCGAACTCCCTCGATTGCTCGATGCCGTCGCAGGCCATGCTGCATCAAAGGCCGGCGCCGAAGGCTGTCGCCAACGACACCCCCTGATTCACCGGAGCGCCGTCGAAGCCGAGCTCTTCCGCGTCGGCGAAGCGCGCGAGGCCAATGACGAAGAACTTGCTCCCCTGGGCTCCTTTCCGGACATACGCCCCATCCTCGCAAGCGCACGCACCGAAGGCTTCATTCTCGAGGCCGAGCGATGCCTCGAGGTCGTGGCCATCCTGTCGCTTGTTCGTCAGATGCAGGCCTGGCTCCGCCATCGGAGCATCGGTCGGCCACGCCTGTTGGCCGCGACCCAGTCGCTGCACCATTTACCGGCCCTGAGCGAGATGCTCGAGCGTTGCCTGGATCCTGAGGGGGGATTGCGGGATGAGGCCAGCCCCGAACTCCGAAGCATTCGCAGGCGGATACGCGGGCTGCGGTCGGGGCTTGAATCGCGTCTCGGCAAACTACTCCAGAAATCCTCCCACGAGACAACTTTCGCCGATCAGTTCGTCACTGTCCGCAATGGAAGATTTGTCTTGCCCGTGCGAGCAAGCGCCGCCGGTAGTCTTCCCGGAATCGTCCAAGATCGATCTTCTTCCGGCGAAACCATCTTCGTCGAACCACTTTCTTCGGTCGAAGATAATAACCAGCTCTTGTTGGCCGTCCGGGAGGAACTTGAGGAAGAGGCTCGTATTCTGGCGGCCATCACCGAAGCGATCGGGCAGAACGCTGACTCCTTACGAACCAATATCGAGACTCTGGTCGATCTCGACGGTCTTTTTGCAAGAGTTTCCTTCGCGCGCACCTACGATGGCATTTGTCCGCGGATCACCGATCGCGAAATCCTTTTGCCCGCAGTCCGTCACCCCCTGCTGGTGATGACCGACCGGAAGGTCACCCCCGTCGATATCGAGCTCGACGAGGAATTTGATCTTCTCGTCATCACCGGTCCCAATACCGGGGGGAAAAGCGTCGCCCTCAAAACACTCGGGCTTTCCGCCTTGATGGTCCAATGCGGCATTCCCATTCTCGCCGCCCCCGAGGCTCGGATACCCCTCTTCGACCAGGTCTTTACCGATATCGGCGACCGACAAAACGTGGCGGATGACCTCTCGACATTCTCGGGACATGTCCAAAACCTCGGCGAGATTCTCTCGGCTGCAACACCGGATACTCTGGTTTTGCTCGACGAACCCGGAACCGGAACCGACCCCGAAGACGGTGCCGCGCTTGCTCGCATTCTTCTTGAAGAACTGTCCGCCCGCGGCTCACGCACGCTGGCGACGACGCACTTCCAGACAGTCAAGGTTGCCGCCCTCTCTCATCCACGCACTCGGGTGGCGGCTGTCGATTTCCATTCCGAAAGTTTCGCTCCGAAATATAGATTGATCTATGACAGCGTAGGACCCAGCCTGGGTCTGACCATGGCGCGAAGACTCGGCCTGCCCGCCCCGTTGGTGCAACGCGCCGAAGAAGAGCGGAGTGAAGCCACAGCCGATCTCGCGGCGGCGCTGGATCGATTGGAGAATCAACGAAAAAAACTGGAGGCTGAAGTCTCCGACGCTCTCGCCGAGCGGCTGAAATTCAAAGCCATGAATGCCGAGCAGGAACGTCTGGTCAAAGAACTGACTGATAAAAAACAACAAAAATGGTCCGAGGAGCTAGGGGCTGCGCGACGCTTCGCCGAAGAACTGCGGATCGAGGGTCGCAAGTTGCTCGATCAAGCGAGGAAGAATCCACGCGATTTTGCGCGCCCGCTTGTGGACCTTGCTCGTGATCAACGAAAATCGATTGCGGATGCGGCCGATCAAGAGGCCTCGGCCAAAGCTCCGAACGCCTCGAGCGGAGAAATGCCGAAGGTGGGAGATCAGGTGCGGATCCGCAGCAACGGTCTGGTCGGCGAACTCATCGAATTCAATGACGATCGTGCACGGATCGGACGAGGGAAAATTCGCTTCGATGTCGCCCGGGAGGAACTCGAGAGGGTCGGTGGTCCTGCCTCGACCGGCAAATCGGGCTCCAGCGGAGGGTTTCGTGTTCAGCGCGCGCAACAACGAGCCGATAATGACGACGCTGGCTCGTCAATCGAATTACACCTGATTGGCGAACGAGTCCGCCCGGCGCTCGAAAGGCTGGAGAAATTTCTCGACCAGCAGGCGCTGGATTCTCGCGAAACTGTGAGGATCGTGCACGGTCATGGAACCGGCGCTTTGCGACGGGCCGTTCAGGAGCAGCTCACGATTTCACCCCATGTCGATCACTTCACCGAAGCTCCGCCCGCGCAGGGCGGTACAGGGGCCACAATTGTGTACCTGCGCGGATGACCTGCTTTTCCGAAAAAAATTGGCCGCTACAAGGGCATGGGCAACCGAAGAGACGACGAGGTCTGCCCGTCGCTGTCGATTAAAAGAATCTCCAGACCCCGAGCACCCGGAGGCAGTCCCGCAAGCGATAGTTGCACCGACCCCCGCTGCCGACCATAGCTTCCTGCTGCCAGATCCACGCGGATCGGTGCCGTGTCTCCGACGTGATCGATGATAATTTCGAGTAGCGTCAGGTTCCCGTCGAGGTCTGCCCAATCCAGATCCAGGTTGGTCTCGGTGTCTTCCGCCGGAAAAACTTCTGCCTGCAAAATTTTCGGGCGCCCCGCCAGCAGGTCGATATCCCCGGAAAGCGGTCGGATCGGCTGACGAGCACCCAAACCGGTCGCCATCCGCGCTCGCCCACCGGATGCCTTTCGAAAGAACGGCGCAAAAGCTCGTCGCAGGCTCTGGATCTTGTAGATGTCCCGCGCCTCCGGCGTCGAGCCCGAGGGCACGACAAGAACAAATCCCATATTGAATTTCTTCACCGATTGATTCGAGTCGGGGTAACGCTCGCCCAGTTGTTGGATCAGATCCTCGATCACTACTTCGCGCCGAATGCCGGTTACGGTTTCACCGATTTGATAAGGACGATCCGGCGTATCCCCGGTTTCCAGCGCAAAGAAAGGAGGGACCTCTTCGGGTTCGATCAGGCCCATGAGGTACCGGTCCAGATAACCAAACCTCTCCATGGTGCGCGCAACGCGATACGCGCCATCTCCGGCCGGCTCGAAAACAGCTCCTCCCAGAAACGAGGCTGTACTCGCCAACCCGGGGCTCCAATGACCCGAGTCTGCGTGCTGCATAAATGGCTCGTCCAGAAATCTCGGTACCCAACGGTGGCCTGCTTCATGAGCCAGAACGGCGAGAGTCGAGGGGGCGTAATTATAGGCCGGGTGCATCGGCGATGCCGTCGGATCATCCGCCCAAAAACCGATATCATTCATGATGATCAGATGTTCGAGGTTTGCCGAACCGAAGATGCCGGAATGATTGAAAATTGGCTGGCCCAAGCCCGAGGTCTGATTCGCCACTGTCTCCGCGTACACGAGATGAGGCGCATCTACGGGCTGATCGGTAAATACGGTCAGGAATTCGAACCGGTCGGGCAGCTCTGCATGTACGCGGCGAGACAAAGCCGCGGAATTTAATCTCGGCCGGTCTCGATACCAGCCAAACACCGCTTCCTCG is a genomic window of Candidatus Binatia bacterium containing:
- a CDS encoding lysophospholipid acyltransferase family protein; this translates as MTGADISDDANREDLLRFGADPAGAGKLFLNRAVFRASVLGGGALVSALHFANPEFGWETAKAVARNIGTTTGVKIDLRGAENLPAEASVVTPNHASHFDIVALLGHLPGHIRFAAKMELFREPILGAVMKTLGMVPIDRKDPAKSIEKLNRIAAKGKGAFSLIMFPEGTRSPAGGGLQEFKKGAFTLAIQMERPIVPIAIHGSDEVMPRGKYLSIHPGRVVMEVLEPIETKGLSYEDREDLRDRVQGRIHQRLQALRG
- a CDS encoding lysophospholipid acyltransferase family protein, translated to MTDESEKIREISLQHDGLFWRDLAYRASVHGPEWWKRLAPPLTGMAIFGLVGENRRGAVANLKQVLGDQGFLRNHLAALRMFMEFARVFRETCEVQHEEELGLNLESNLGIELPPDLDLDAIVPEDSGLIALTSHFGCWEIGARVMQRFDRPVNLVMAHEGNPTVQAFQDKMRGQMGLKIIHSDNSPFASVEMLRALRRGEVVAIQLDRSAPGQVTQNLPFFDKAAPFQVGPFHLARAAGVPIWPVFAVSESRRRYKFLPSKVYRIPRGSSDEVLQETIEEVVGFFEAKVRQYPLQWFQFRDFWANQKV
- the miaB gene encoding tRNA (N6-isopentenyl adenosine(37)-C2)-methylthiotransferase MiaB gives rise to the protein MIEEEQVVNAEPKRKVFLETYGCQMNFADSELVGGVLRRHGYEKTEDPALADVLLLNTCAIREHAEDRVLGRLSELLRYKYARPSIRLGLLGCMASHQRERLLERAPYLDLVVGPDGYRNLPELLADAGDPLVEVRLDRGETYADLAPDHAPGPRAWLSVMRGCDKFCTFCVVPYTRGRERSLPADAVLEQVRSAVQAGKREVVFLGQTVNAYQEGGVDFGELLRRTAAVDGLERIRFTSPHPSDVDPSMMEAMAHEPKVMPYIHLPLQSASNPILKAMRRDYEIEEYQILLDRLRKEIPGVAVSTDIITGFPGETEEDFQKTADFLKQARYDFAYLFKYSRRERTKAYALGDTMTEEEKGRRLRQLIEQQEVISGEIYRTRIGEIVEVLVEGPAKRPDGWVVGKTRDFKTAVFDGSGLTVGELVQVRVVSATSHTLKAERL
- a CDS encoding MogA/MoaB family molybdenum cofactor biosynthesis protein, whose product is MGHHDHSKKDTDSVAEHRQKGAQARCLVITVSDSRTPETDRSGDRMSALLEQGGHHTAQRLLIPDEPDQIRQAITKALEDPSIDAVLTNGGTGIAPRDLTTDVVASLLDQPLDGFGELFRSLSFAEIGSAAMLSRAVGGIAGKTMIFSLPGSTKAVELGMTKLVVPELGHLLGLLRS
- the moaD gene encoding molybdopterin converting factor subunit 1, with protein sequence MFASLRERTGTSSTDAELPQEATVADLLLELQKRFPALEGCGRVAYAVNSEYAKLEHPLADGDEVALIPPVSGGMDAGNRNP
- a CDS encoding molybdenum cofactor biosynthesis protein MoaE, with the translated sequence MIALTAEPIVLDDLLAAVADPQAGAVCVFLGTTRNHNEGRQVEELEYEAYAGMAEKELAGIAEEARKRWAVAKVAVIHRTGVVPIGCASVVIAVSAAHRGPAFEAARFTIDRLKEVVPIWKKEHFEGGAVWIGDQAGEQGTWETPDGKQDPGPQT
- a CDS encoding endonuclease MutS2 — its product is MRPSDFQTLELPRLLDAVAGHAASKAGAEGCRQRHPLIHRSAVEAELFRVGEAREANDEELAPLGSFPDIRPILASARTEGFILEAERCLEVVAILSLVRQMQAWLRHRSIGRPRLLAATQSLHHLPALSEMLERCLDPEGGLRDEASPELRSIRRRIRGLRSGLESRLGKLLQKSSHETTFADQFVTVRNGRFVLPVRASAAGSLPGIVQDRSSSGETIFVEPLSSVEDNNQLLLAVREELEEEARILAAITEAIGQNADSLRTNIETLVDLDGLFARVSFARTYDGICPRITDREILLPAVRHPLLVMTDRKVTPVDIELDEEFDLLVITGPNTGGKSVALKTLGLSALMVQCGIPILAAPEARIPLFDQVFTDIGDRQNVADDLSTFSGHVQNLGEILSAATPDTLVLLDEPGTGTDPEDGAALARILLEELSARGSRTLATTHFQTVKVAALSHPRTRVAAVDFHSESFAPKYRLIYDSVGPSLGLTMARRLGLPAPLVQRAEEERSEATADLAAALDRLENQRKKLEAEVSDALAERLKFKAMNAEQERLVKELTDKKQQKWSEELGAARRFAEELRIEGRKLLDQARKNPRDFARPLVDLARDQRKSIADAADQEASAKAPNASSGEMPKVGDQVRIRSNGLVGELIEFNDDRARIGRGKIRFDVAREELERVGGPASTGKSGSSGGFRVQRAQQRADNDDAGSSIELHLIGERVRPALERLEKFLDQQALDSRETVRIVHGHGTGALRRAVQEQLTISPHVDHFTEAPPAQGGTGATIVYLRG